CTACCGACAAGCCCCAAAGCAAGCTAATCTCTAAAGAATCTAAAAAACGAATATTAAAAGAATTAAGAAGTAAATCGATACTTAGGGTTTTTCAAGCGAATAGTCAAGCAGCGCTTAGCTATGTGCCGCAAGTCTATCCTAGCAAAATTACTCTTTTGAAAAATAGCGAACAAAATATCGCTGCGAATCAAGATCCAAGTATGGGTTGGGGCGAGCTAGCTGGAGGAGGAGTGGAAATTTATAACATTCCTGGCAATCACCTAACCATGCTCAAGAAACCCCATGTCCAGGTTCTCACCGAACAGTTAAGAACCTGTATTGAGAATGCACAGGTCGGAAGATAAGAGCGATCGCTGTACTCTGTGATGTAGCGATCGCTCTTACCGTGGCTTACTATTCGTACAAAGCCCATAAGTAGTGGGCACCCAGCACCAGCCCTTGAGCAACATGAGCGCGGTTGCGTGGCTCCTCCCAACTGGGTTCTGCCAAAGTCAACAGTTCTCGTGCGTGTTCTACGTCAAGTTCCTCGTGGACAGTATAGTGTGACTGGCTACCCGGTGCTGCCCAACCTCGCTCGTTAATCGTGCGGGCGATCATCCCACTAACACTCGAATACAGATGCTCCAGCATCCCCAAAGCAGCTCCACCCGCTTCACTTGATTGCGTCAGACAGTAGCCCAGAAGTGAATGATTGAAAGCTAACACTGATGCAGGACAGGGTATTTCTAAATCTTCTGGAGTGGCACCTAAAGCCCGCAAAAATTGGCGGAAGGTGTATTTGTGAGAGGTCAATAAATTGCCGTGACCATGTTCTTCAGCCACGTTTTCCATCACCGAAAGTCGCCGTTCTAATACTGGAGTCCGAGCCAAAACTGCCGCTAATGATTGCGAAAATGACTCAATTGTAAAACAAATTGGTAGCTGTGTGCAAAGAAATTGTGCCCGTGAGGTAGAGGGTGCCTGCATCCACATAAAGTAAGGATGACGGTGGAAATCATAAGCCTTATTTACCATCAGCACTGCTTCTGATAGCGTGGTGCATCTCACGATATCTTCTACATACAATTGGTGAAGTCCTACTTTTCTCTCGGTAGCAATCGAGCAATTGTCTAGGAGCTGCATGACTTATCTCTTCCCGCTAACCTTACCCCTCAGTGGTAGCCTTTCTCTACATCCCTAGTCCACCGTGAATGTGCGTATGTGAATGTGCGTAACTATGAGCTTTACATAAAGAAATGTTTAAGCAAAATTACTGAGAATGCTGCTTGTCCTCTATCTGATAAAGGAGATCGGCTTCTGAAGACAAAGGTTAATGTTGCGGACGGATCGGAATCTCAACAATAAATTCAGTTCCCTGCCCAAGTGTGGAAAAACATTGTAATTGACCGCCGTGTTTTTCCACCACAATCTGGTAACTAATTGCTAACCCTAGCCCTGTCCCTTTACCAATCGGTTTTGTAGTAAAGAAAGGATCGAAAATACGTTTTTTGACTTCCTCTGTCATCCCAGGGCCATTATCAGCAATGGCAATCAGAACCCGACTTTCGTCTACGACACAGGTGCGAATCCGGATTGTCGGTAATTGGTAATCGCTAGTTGACAATTGATTATCCGAATGTTGTTGTTTCCGTTCCCAGGAAGACAAACAAGATGCCTGGGCTATTTCCTGGTAATGTCCTTTTGTCTTTGAATCATTACTCATTACTTCTTCCAAAGTGTCAATTGCATTAGCCAGGAGATTCATAAATACTTGGTTAAGCTGACCCGCATAACACTCTATAAGCGGCAACGAACCATACTCCTTAATCACTTTAATAGCGGGAATTTCTGTCTTAGCTTTCAGGCGGTTTTGCAGAATTAACAACGTACTATCTAGCCCTGAGTGAACATCGACCTCTTTCATTTCTGCCTCATCAAGGCGCGAAAAATTCCTCAAACTCAGGACAATTTGACGAATTCTGTCAGCCCCCACCTTCATCGAGGACAGCATTTTTGGTAAATCTTCAACTAAGAAATCTACTTCTATCGCCTCCGCTTCGTCTTGAATCTCAGACACCGGATTGGGATAATGCTTGGCATATAGCTGCATTAGGTTTAGTAGGTCTTGAGTATATTCATTAACGTGGACAAGGTTGCCGTAGATAAAGTTAACTGGGTTATTAATTTCGTGGGCAACTCCCGCTACTAATTGACCCAAGCTAGACATTTTCTCGGTCTGAATTAATTGCGTCTGAGTACGCTTAAGTTCTTGTAGAGTTTGGGATAACCGTACATTTTTTTCATTTAGCTCATGCGTCCTCTCTTGGACTTTTTTTTCCATCAAATTGTAAAGCATAGCATTTTCCAGAGAAATTGCTGCCTGAGCTGAAAGTACTCTTAAAACTTCTATCCTATCGGGAGTAAAAGCTCCGGATGTCAGATTATTTTCTAAATAAAGAATACCGATTAATTTCCCTTGATTAAGGATAGGCATACAGAGAACGGACTTCAATTTATTTAGCTCTATATAAGAGTCATTAATAAACTTTCCCTCACTAGCCGCATCATTTAGAACCACATCTGAGCGAGTTCTTTTTACATAATTAATCACTGTCAGAGGTAACTCTTGACAACCTTTAAGCGGAGTTGACTGCCGAACAACAACCTCTTTTGATTCAACCGATGAACGGGCTTCAATCAGCAGTTTTTCATCTCTTACCAAGAGTAGTAAACCTTTTTGTGCGCCAGCATTCTCGATAGATATTTTCATTAAAGAAGCCAGTAACTTATCCAACACGATACAAGCAGCGATCGCTTGACTAGCTTTCATCACAGTGGTGAAGTCCAACGTATTAGAACTACTACCCGTAGAGGAATGTCCAGTAGTCGTGGGAGTATCTTTGACGCGAGGCAGAATAGATGTTTTAGTCAGAAAGTGCGGATATTTTTCCTCTAAATCTTCTACTTTGCGCTTAGCTCCCCAACGTTGATAGCCGTAATAAGCTTCTGTAATATGGACTTTAGCATACTTCTCTTTTCCTTTCGCTAACCAAAACTTAGCAGCGAGTTCATTCGCTAAAGCTTCATTCTGAATAAACTCATTTTCTTTTGCGGACTCAATGGCGCGTTCATACAAGTCTATTGCCTCTAAAGCATGGCCAGTGATGCGACTAATTTCAGCTTCTACTAACAGGTACTTGTGTAGAAAATTTTCTGGACAGTTGTCTGCCCAAATCTTCATCTGCTTTTGATTCGCTGCTAACGTCTCGCAAGATTGTTTTTGTACAGATTCTGAAGCATTCGGATAGAGAGCAACTAGAATCAGTGAGTGATAAAAGTTATGTGTAGATACTGAGATATGACCGAAAATAGAAGTAAGTAGCTTTGAAGCTAACAAACTACTGTTCAAAGCTAAATCCGGTTTTTCGTATAAGTAAAGAATTTGGGCTTTTAAAATATGGAATTCACAAATTGCCGCCGAACTTTGATGTTGTTCGCAACTTGTCAAGAAGTTGGATTCGCTAATCCCATCATTTTCAAAAGATAAGGTTCCAGCAGTCATGCCTATCAAGTTCGACACCGCTAGGTTATAACCTAAAATTATATCAATTGCCCATTGATTTTTACTCTTTTGGCAAAATAGCAAAGACTGAGGTATTTGTTTTAAACTTTGCTCTAAACTTTTACATTGATGGAAGGAAGCAATGACTTTGTGAAGACGAGTATAACCTGCCCATTGCAAATCTCCAAAGTCTAGCCCCGTTTTATATGCCTCATCATTAATTGTATGACTAAACTTAATTGGCTTCACCCAATTACTCAAGTAATTGGCAAGAACCACCAACTCTGCACATTTTTGAGCTACATTATTAAACTTATTACTTAGTTTAGTTGCTAGCACCCCAAACTCATAACCAGAGTGGGAATTCCCTAAAATTGCGCTGAGTATCATTCCATAACACGAGTAGCTATACGCTGCTCCTGATGCATAACCATAGGTGAGAGAAAGATTAACTGTTTTAACAGTAACTAGCTGCCAAAGGTCAAAATTAACAAAATATGCTAACGGCCCCATGTTTGCTAATAATTTGACTGCTGCTTTTACTTCCGGAATTTTTATTGCTTCTAAATTAATTAAAGACCCAATCTCATGGGTTTCTAATTTCTTATTAACTTCGCCTATTTCTAGCTCAACTGCTGTTGCTAATTCCCCTTTAGGTAAGTCAATTCCTAGCAGACTAAGAGCATTACGACCTGCTTGAATTGCCTCTTGATATTTCGCAAGCATGGTATGCTGCACAATCAGCATATTATAAACTTCAGCTTTGTCGAGAACTGATTTTGCTTGAGATAGGGTTAGATCCAGCAAGGCTTCAGCCTGAGCAAAATTACCGTTTAAATACTCAATTTCGGCTCGTTTTTTATGCAATGAAAAAGCTAGATCGTAGCGTTTTACCCAAATATCGCTTGGTAAAACATTCATACAAGCAGTCAAATAGTGAAGTGCTGAGCTGTATGCGGTTGCATCTTTCGCTTTTCGAGCTGCTTCCAAATTCAATATTATTAATTCAATTTTTGCCTCTTCATCGACAATTAAGTCAGAACCGATATTTAGATGATCGACTAATTTAAAAATTATTTCTATCTGGTCCTCCAAAGGCGTACTTGCTAAAAGGAGATTGCCAATTTTGAGATGAACTGCTTTTTGAAGCGAGTTATCAATCAGTGCATAAGCTGCATGTTGCACGCGGTCGTGTGAAAATTTATAATTAAAAACTAATAGTTGAGAACTAACCCCTTCCTCTTCGGTCGTTTCCAACACAGAAGTAGGCTTAATTAATTCTTCTTTCAGAGCTGGCAAAAGGTCTTTAAAAGTTTCATAAATTGATTTCTCATAAATGATAGACAGGGTATTTAAATCGAAACTATTGCCGACACAAGCTGCTAACCGTAAAGCCTGCTGTGTTGAATTCGGCAATTTTTTTAATTTTCCTATCATTAATTCGACAACATTATCAGTAATACCCAACGCTTCAATTTGAGCGATGTCCCATTGCCATAGGGCTTTACTTGCCTCTTCTTCCCCCTGAGTAAGAAAGGTCTGAGGGGGGGTGAAGGTAAGCAGGTTTTCCTGATATAGAGTTTTTAGAAATTCATTGACAAAGAAGGGATTTCCTTCTGTTTTACGCAGGATGAGGGAAGCTAAGGATCTTACTGATTCCCTATCCGTATGCAAGGTGTCAGCAATCAAGTGGGTAATATGCTCAAGTTCTAAAGGTGCTAGATTAATCTGGTTGATGATAGCTCCATCATCGCGTAAACTATCCAGCGTAATCATCAAGGGATGAGTGGAGCTGACTTCATTATCCCGATATGCTCCAATGAGAAATAGATAGTGCGTTTGATCATCCGTCATCATCAACTCCATCAATTTGAGCGTGGCAGAGTCAGCCCACTGCAAATCATCCAGAAAGATGACTAATGGATGTTCTTGTTGGCAAAATACCCGAATAAAGTTTTGAAAGACTAAATTAAAGCGGTTTTGGGATTCAGTTGGCCCTAATTCTTGAACTCTAGGCTGAGAACCGACAATGAGTTCTACCTCAGGAATAACATCAATAATAATTTGCCCGTTAGAGCCAAGGGCTTCTAGGAGTTTTTCTTTCCACTGGTTGAGCTGTGCTTCGCTTTCCGTTAAAAGTTGCTGGATTAAGGCAGAAAAGGCGCTGACAACAGCAGAATAGGGAATACTCCGCTGAAACTGGTCAAATTTCCCAGAAATGAAATAAGCTCGCTGTTGAGTGATTGGTTTGTAAATTTCTTGCACTAAACATGACTTGCCGATGCCAGAATAACCCGACACCAACATCATCTCAATATCCCCTGGCATTGGCTTACCAAACGAGAATTGACTCACTCGTTCAAATGCTGTTAGTAACGTATTAATTTCTTGCCCTCTGCCATAGAGCTTCTCAGGGATTTGAAATTTATTAGAGATATCATGACGACCGAGAGAGAACTCTGGAATTTGGTTATTTATTTCTAATTGAGTTAGACAATATTCTAAATCTGCTTGAATTCCATAAGCACTTTGGTATCTATCTTCAGCAGTTTTAGCCAGCAATTTCATAACAATGTCCGAAACTGCTTTGGGAATGCTTTGATTAAACTTATGAGGCGGAATTGGCGTAAGCGCAATATGATTATGTACTAACTCTATTGCATCAGTACCATTAAAAGGTAGTCTGCCAGTGAGAAGCTCGTAGAAGGTAACGCCAAG
This region of Coleofasciculus sp. FACHB-T130 genomic DNA includes:
- a CDS encoding ATP-binding sensor histidine kinase, which translates into the protein MRTIPGYQIFELIYESSKSLVYRGCRLRDNLPLILKVIKEDYPLPEEISRYKQEYEITRSLNLDGVAKAYDLKSYQNTLVMLLEDFGGQSLKILMDKQNFTVLEAIKITIKIVETLAKLHNLNIIHKDINPSNIVFDPKSRQVKFIDFGISSVLSRENPTLKNPNVLEGTLAYMSPEQTGRMNRSLDYRTDFYSLGVTFYELLTGRLPFNGTDAIELVHNHIALTPIPPHKFNQSIPKAVSDIVMKLLAKTAEDRYQSAYGIQADLEYCLTQLEINNQIPEFSLGRHDISNKFQIPEKLYGRGQEINTLLTAFERVSQFSFGKPMPGDIEMMLVSGYSGIGKSCLVQEIYKPITQQRAYFISGKFDQFQRSIPYSAVVSAFSALIQQLLTESEAQLNQWKEKLLEALGSNGQIIIDVIPEVELIVGSQPRVQELGPTESQNRFNLVFQNFIRVFCQQEHPLVIFLDDLQWADSATLKLMELMMTDDQTHYLFLIGAYRDNEVSSTHPLMITLDSLRDDGAIINQINLAPLELEHITHLIADTLHTDRESVRSLASLILRKTEGNPFFVNEFLKTLYQENLLTFTPPQTFLTQGEEEASKALWQWDIAQIEALGITDNVVELMIGKLKKLPNSTQQALRLAACVGNSFDLNTLSIIYEKSIYETFKDLLPALKEELIKPTSVLETTEEEGVSSQLLVFNYKFSHDRVQHAAYALIDNSLQKAVHLKIGNLLLASTPLEDQIEIIFKLVDHLNIGSDLIVDEEAKIELIILNLEAARKAKDATAYSSALHYLTACMNVLPSDIWVKRYDLAFSLHKKRAEIEYLNGNFAQAEALLDLTLSQAKSVLDKAEVYNMLIVQHTMLAKYQEAIQAGRNALSLLGIDLPKGELATAVELEIGEVNKKLETHEIGSLINLEAIKIPEVKAAVKLLANMGPLAYFVNFDLWQLVTVKTVNLSLTYGYASGAAYSYSCYGMILSAILGNSHSGYEFGVLATKLSNKFNNVAQKCAELVVLANYLSNWVKPIKFSHTINDEAYKTGLDFGDLQWAGYTRLHKVIASFHQCKSLEQSLKQIPQSLLFCQKSKNQWAIDIILGYNLAVSNLIGMTAGTLSFENDGISESNFLTSCEQHQSSAAICEFHILKAQILYLYEKPDLALNSSLLASKLLTSIFGHISVSTHNFYHSLILVALYPNASESVQKQSCETLAANQKQMKIWADNCPENFLHKYLLVEAEISRITGHALEAIDLYERAIESAKENEFIQNEALANELAAKFWLAKGKEKYAKVHITEAYYGYQRWGAKRKVEDLEEKYPHFLTKTSILPRVKDTPTTTGHSSTGSSSNTLDFTTVMKASQAIAACIVLDKLLASLMKISIENAGAQKGLLLLVRDEKLLIEARSSVESKEVVVRQSTPLKGCQELPLTVINYVKRTRSDVVLNDAASEGKFINDSYIELNKLKSVLCMPILNQGKLIGILYLENNLTSGAFTPDRIEVLRVLSAQAAISLENAMLYNLMEKKVQERTHELNEKNVRLSQTLQELKRTQTQLIQTEKMSSLGQLVAGVAHEINNPVNFIYGNLVHVNEYTQDLLNLMQLYAKHYPNPVSEIQDEAEAIEVDFLVEDLPKMLSSMKVGADRIRQIVLSLRNFSRLDEAEMKEVDVHSGLDSTLLILQNRLKAKTEIPAIKVIKEYGSLPLIECYAGQLNQVFMNLLANAIDTLEEVMSNDSKTKGHYQEIAQASCLSSWERKQQHSDNQLSTSDYQLPTIRIRTCVVDESRVLIAIADNGPGMTEEVKKRIFDPFFTTKPIGKGTGLGLAISYQIVVEKHGGQLQCFSTLGQGTEFIVEIPIRPQH
- a CDS encoding iron-containing redox enzyme family protein, giving the protein MQLLDNCSIATERKVGLHQLYVEDIVRCTTLSEAVLMVNKAYDFHRHPYFMWMQAPSTSRAQFLCTQLPICFTIESFSQSLAAVLARTPVLERRLSVMENVAEEHGHGNLLTSHKYTFRQFLRALGATPEDLEIPCPASVLAFNHSLLGYCLTQSSEAGGAALGMLEHLYSSVSGMIARTINERGWAAPGSQSHYTVHEELDVEHARELLTLAEPSWEEPRNRAHVAQGLVLGAHYLWALYE